A genomic segment from Uloborus diversus isolate 005 unplaced genomic scaffold, Udiv.v.3.1 scaffold_1023, whole genome shotgun sequence encodes:
- the LOC129232060 gene encoding TD and POZ domain-containing protein 3-like, with product SGNTKRMERKRPELVSLSKDLEKALENPRFTDVTLKVGTEQFPAHKVILMSRSQVFERMFDSDMKENQENVVDLVDVKESSVKAMLMYMYTGCTDKMTMDQAIDLYTTSDRYGILGLKELCKKFISDEIETETICDVAVLADLHSDEELGKAAKCALKKHAKKVFESQKWKDFAKAHPAVYSALLESTVLYVCEELEDPFNRTGDMFDDDDDGLMSSDSSKY from the coding sequence GTTCAGGAAATACTAAGCGAATGGAGCGCAAACGTCCGGAATTGGTGAGTTTGTCCAAAGACCTTGAAAAAGCTCTCGAAAATCCGCGGTTCACTGACGTGACTCTGAAAGTAGGCACCGAGCAGTTTCCAGCTCACAAAGTGATCCTGATGAGTCGCTCCCAAGTGTTCGAACGGATGTTCGATTCGGATATGAAAGAAAATCAAGAAAACGTCGTGGATTTGGTGGACGTGAAAGAGTCAAGTGTCAAAGCCATGCTCATGTATATGTACACAGGATGCACAGATAAAATGACCATGGATCAAGCCATTGATCTTTACACAACTTCTGACAGATACGGCATCCTGGGACTGAAGGAactttgtaaaaaattcatttccGATGAAATCGAAACAGAAACTATTTGCGATGTCGCTGTTTTGGCTGATTTGCACAGCGACGAAGAACTCGGCAAGGCCGCAAAATGTGCGCTTAAGAAACATGCAAAAAAAGTCTTCGAAAGCCAGAAATGGAAAGATTTTGCAAAAGCACACCCGGCCGTTTATTCAGCATTACTGGAGAGTACGGTGTTGTATGTTTGCGAAGAACTGGAGGATCCCTTTAACAGGACCGGCGACATGTTCGACGATGATGATGACGGACTAATGTCTAGTGattcttcaaaatattga